One stretch of Rhipicephalus sanguineus isolate Rsan-2018 chromosome 10, BIME_Rsan_1.4, whole genome shotgun sequence DNA includes these proteins:
- the LOC119372439 gene encoding recombining binding protein suppressor of hairless: MSDVYLTEEQYAGYHPSQSNYSSPHDDGPYGAGMAGYGDYGRGSELLMELGGQPVDMSSPPARYYKGGGGGGLSDQEPSALLGSVAKGPGPPPAPQGSPHLGLQAPRAQLPPSPVASPVAAATVAGGESRLSRDAMDRYLRERGDMVLVILHAKVAQKSYGNEKRFFCPPPCVYLLGDGWQRKRDQLLRAGETEQAAQLCAFIGIGNSDQDMQQLDFGGKNYCAAKTLFISDSDKRKHFMLSVKLFHGNGEDVGVFQSKRIKVISKPSKKKQSLKNADLCIASGTRVALFNRLRSQTVSTRYLHVDGGNFHASSSQWGAFTIHLLDDNESEAEEFTVRDGYIHYGSTVKLVCSVTGMALPRLVIRKVDKQNAFLDADDPVSQLHKCAFYMKDTERMYLCLSQEKIIQFQATPCPKDVNKEMINDGASWTIISTDKAEYTFCEGAGPVRGPVTPVPVVSSLHLNGGGDVAMLEINGENFAANLRVWFGNVEAETMYRCAECLLCVVPDISAFREGWQWVRQPTQVPVSLVRSDGVIYATGLTFTYTPEPGPRHSGPSPYPALVHEILRPANARTHPPAPEDHGITAAQGYGQHHAMGHYPHHQGMS, translated from the coding sequence ATGAGTGACGTGTATTTGACCGAGGAACAGTACGCGGGTTACCACCCGTCGCAGAGCAACTACTCGTCTCCGCACGACGACGGCCCCTACGGTGCGGGCATGGCCGGCTACGGCGACTACGGCCGCGGCAGCGAGTTGCTCATGGAGTTGGGTGGCCAGCCGGTGGACATGTCGAGCCCGCCGGCGCGCTACTAcaagggcggcggcggcgggggccTCTCGGACCAGGAGCCAAGCGCGCTGCTAGGCTCGGTCGCTAAGGGTCCCGGTCCCCCGCCCGCGCCCCAGGGCTCTCCTCACCTGGGTCTTCAGGCGCCCCGGGCGCAGCTGCCTCCGAGTCCCGTCGCGAGTCCCGTGGCCGCGGCCACGGTGGCCGGCGGCGAGAGTCGACTGTCGCGCGACGCGATGGACCGCTACCTGCGCGAGCGCGGCGACATGGTCCTGGTCATCCTGCACGCCAAGGTCGCCCAGAAGTCGTACGGAAACGAGAAGCGGTTCTTCTGCCCGCCTCCGTGCGTCTACCTGCTGGGCGACGGGTGGCAGCGCAAGCGAGACCAGCTGCTGCGCGCGGGCGAAACCGAGCAGgccgcccagctgtgcgccttcaTCGGCATCGGCAACTCGGACCAGGACATGCAGCAGCTGGACTTCGGCGGCAAGAACTACTGCGCCGCCAAGACGTTGTTCATCAGCGACTCGGACAAGCGGAAGCACTTCATGCTCTCCGTCAAGCTGTTCCACGGCAACGGCGAGGACGTGGGCGTGTTCCAGAGCAAGCGCATCAAGGTCATCTCCAAGCCGAGCAAGAAGAAGCAGTCGCTGAAGAACGCCGACCTGTGCATCGCGTCGGGCACCCGGGTGGCGCTCTTCAACCGGCTGCGCTCGCAGACCGTGAGCACGCGCTACCTGCACGTGGACGGCGGCAACTTCCACGCCAGCTCGAGCCAGTGGGGCGCCTTCACCATCCACCTGCTGGACGACAACGAGTCCGAGGCCGAGGAGTTCACGGTTCGCGACGGCTACATCCACTACGGCTCGACCGTCAAGCTGGTCTGCTCGGTGACCGGCATGGCGCTGCCGCGACTGGTCATCCGCAAGGTGGACAAGCAGAACGCCTTCCTGGACGCCGACGACCCGGTGTCGCAGCTCCACAAGTGCGCCTTCTACATGAAGGACACCGAGCGCATGTACCTCTGCCTGTCGCAGGAGAAGATCATCCAGTTCCAGGCGACGCCCTGTCCCAAGGACGTCAACAAGGAGATGATCAACGACGGTGCCTCGTGGACCATCATCAGCACGGACAAGGCCGAGTACACCTTCTGCGAGGGCGCCGGGCCCGTGCGGGGACCCGTGACGCCCGTGCCCGTGGTCAGCAGCCTGCACTTGAACGGCGGCGGCGACGTGGCCATGCTCGAGATCAACGGCGAGAACTTCGCGGCCAATCTGCGCGTCTGGTTCGGCAACGTCGAGGCCGAGACCATGTACCGGTGCGCGGAGTGCCTGCTCTGCGTGGTGCCCGACATATCGGCCTTCCGCGAAGGCTGGCAGTGGGTGCGGCAGCCCACGCAGGTGCCCGTCTCGCTAGTGCGCTCCGACGGCGTCATCTACGCGACGGGACTCACCTTCACGTACACGCCCGAGCCCGGACCGCGCCACTCGGGCCCCAGTCCGTACCCGGCCCTGGTGCACGAGATCTTGAGGCCTGCGAATGCGCGCACGCACCCGCCGGCACCCGAGGACCACGGCATAACAGCGGCGCAGGGCTACGGCCAGCACCACGCCATGGGCCACTACCCGCACCACCAAGGCATGTCCTGA